In Ipomoea triloba cultivar NCNSP0323 chromosome 7, ASM357664v1, a single genomic region encodes these proteins:
- the LOC116026195 gene encoding uncharacterized protein LOC116026195, whose translation MWHVKGVMLLACFAIIREKFKVASQSCHRKGLPYNMIALRKSLKSMLSSGNEFFLNDSIKSMFEITKLMVELRHSSSMFLANYWIARSVVAYTHLLILQPGPQNEIMTELSNVSTKIKEILASSLPLLDAKREEEYYQALLHVFDNSSNILDVLKLIFNVKNNKEAQISERLMLQGLVGSYEFEWEGVLLLISSGKHFPYYAYFAGPTPGLTGVQLIWVPTINNLDDEHIQVPYYIYKSNLVLDPQKWIAPAFLRFLQDKCFPTFQIGSDPIVISLDKRGRLVHSNALHMIFTWGIQLFGRRTMRSGDIIVPSLENELREMTSGADRVIDDIDKQIHNFARVVRKKINNWVDDIEAKMKSSFRSYNYTHQREQELWIKECWNLNLVIGWSLLQNFEKRLNEWIDDENYIFLCGGNNINRVLEFIFKVKEVRSKFQKDIRISYVGRRKMSKDMKRAFNGVLNLSDYKRFWARLYSVASSRIQYLNKVGLDEGSDEILQGLRKLLSYEDECTTIGSWTLLSKGKRIIACDMGDKMLGVLNEYEKWNKNAHVNDFDEQVFEDCYEMLNSSSPCSHQHLCCALNCSSNLDIISEVVSCPQCNQNMHIFVTFSCCHGPTNYLYYEQDED comes from the exons ATGTGGCATGTTAAGGGAGTAATGTTACTCGCATGTTTTGCGATCATCCGggaaaaatttaaagttgcCTCACAATCATGCCATCGGAAAGGACTGCCCTACAACATGATTGCTCTACGAAAAAGTCTAAAGTCAATGCTATCCTCTGgcaatgaattttttttgaatgactcaataaaatctatgtttGAAATCACTAAGCTTATGGTTGAGCTTCGACATTCATCATCAATGTTTTTGGCAAACTACTGGATTGCAAGGAGTGTTGTTGCTTATACTCACCTCCTTATTTTGCAGCCCGG GCCACAAAATGAGATAATGACAGAACTGTCCAATGTATCCACCAAAATCAAAGAGATTCTGGCTTCAAGCCTCCCACTACTAG ACGCAAAAAGGGAAGAAGAATATTATCAAGCGTTGTTACATGTGTTTGACAATTCTTCAAATATTTTGGACGTTTTAAAATTGATATTCAAtgtcaaaaataataaagaggCGCAAATTTCGGAGAGACTTATGTTACAG GGTTTAGTGGGATCATATGAGTTTGAATGGGAGGGAGTGCTATTGCTAATATCATCCGGCAAACACTTCCCCTATTATGCATATTTTGCGGGGCCCACTCCAGGACTAACAGGAGTACAATTAATCTGGGTTCCAACTATAAATAATCTGGATGATGAGCATATACAAGTGCCTTATTATATCTACAAAAGTAATCTTGTATTAGATCCACAAAAATGGATTGCACCAGCATTCTTAAGATTTCTTCAAGATAAGTGTTTCCCAACTTTTCAAATTGGGAGTGACCCTATTGTAATTTCACTTGACAAACGAGGAAGATTGGTTCATTCTAATGCACTTCACATGATATTCACATGGGGAATTCAACTTTTTGGAAGGAGAACAATGAGATCAGGTGATATAATAGTCCCATCATTAGAAAATGAGTTGCGGGAAATGACTTCTGGTGCTGACCGTGTGATTGATGACATTGAtaaacaaatacataattttgcCAGAGTGGTCCGCAAAAAGATCAATAATTGGGTGGACGACATCGAGGCGAAGATGAAAAGTTCG TTTCGTTCATACAATTACACGCATCAGAGGGAACAAGAGCTTTGGATTAAAGAATGTTGGAATCTTAACCTTGTAATAGGATGGTCCCTCCTCCAGAACTTCGAAAAGAGGCTAAACGAGTGG attgatgatgaaaattacattttcttaTGCGGTGGCAATAACATTAACCGAGTTCTAGAATTTATATTTAAGGTAAAAGAGGTTCGTTCCAAATTTCAAAAGGATATAAGAATTTCATACGTTGGTAGaagaaaaatgagtaaagatATGAAGAGAGCATTTAATGGTGTACTTAACCTAAGTGATTATAAGCGCTTTTGGGCACGACTTTATAGTGTGGCCTCATCTAGgattcaatatttaaataagGTTGGACTTGATGAAGGAAGTGATGAAATTCTGCAAGGACTCAGAAAATTATTATCTTATGAAGATGAATGCACAACAATTGGATCATGGACTTTGTTGAGCAAAGGGAAAAGAATAATTGCATGTGATATGGGAGACAAAATGTTAGGAGTCTTGAATGAGTATGAGAAATGGAATAAGAATGCACATGTCAATGATTTTGATGAACAAGTATTCGAGGATTGCTATGAGATGCTTAATAGTTCTTCTCCTTGTTCTCATCAACACCTTTGTTGTGCTCTCAATTGCTCATCTAATTTAGATATAATTTCAGAGGTTGTGTCATGCCCTCAATGTAACCAGAACATGCATATATTTGTCACTTTCTCTTGCTGTCACGGTCCAaccaattatttatattatgaacAGGATGAAGACTAG
- the LOC116025567 gene encoding uncharacterized protein LOC116025567 produces MNLLKLQNHHLTKPSRLSRTALPSLSSSFCTHRFPSLSSASPISLSCDFADSRNGHIRASTTQTPTWSSKEEESSEDSERYEYLAKDGEVFQNTLRLVETAMFAAVSGLAYLLSNSLAIENYFGCFFALPIVISSIRWGVVAGRKTMVATVVLLFVLSGPVKAVNYMLMHGLLGFTMGSLWRLRASWTRSIFLCALARAIGAIGYVLLTSFLIGENILQLITINIHASLSYVLTSMGSNSIPTMNVIYTIFGTLLLINSAFFVLLLHILYAIFFAKFRMKASLRLPKWVDVAI; encoded by the exons ATGAATCTCCTCAAGCTTCAAAATCACCATCTTACCAAACCTTCTCGACTTTCCAGAACCGCCCTTCCTTCCCTCTCCTCCTCTTTCTGTACGCATCgctttccctctctctcttctgCTTCACCAATATCCCTATCTTGCGATTTCGCTGATTCCAGAAATGGGCATATCAGGGCATCAACTACCCAGACCCCAACGTGGAGCagcaaagaagaagaaagctcgGAGGATTCTGAGAGGTATGAGTACTTGGCGAAAGATGGGGAGGTTTTTCAGAATACCCTGAGGCTTGTGGAGACTGCTATGTTTGCTGCTGTTTCTGGGTTAGCCTATCTCTTGAGCAATTCTCTTGCAATTGAG aATTACTTTGGATGTTTCTTTGCACTTCCCATAGTAATATCCTCAATAAGATGGGGTGTTGTGGCTGGAAGGAAAACAATG GTGGCAACCGTTGTGCTACTGTTTGTCCTGTCTGGTCCAGTGAAAGCAGTTAACTATATG CTAATGCACGGCTTACTTGGTTTTACCATGGGTTCTTTATGGAG GTTGCGCGCTAGTTGGACGCGATCAATCTTCTTGTGTGCACTT GCTCGGGCAATTGGTGCTATAGGGTATGTGCTATTAACCTCATTTTTAATAGGAGAAAACATACTCCAGTTG ATTACCATAAATATCCATGCTTCCCTCTCATATGTGCTCACATCCATGGGCAGTAATTCAATTCCAACCATGAATGTCATATACACTATTTTCGGGACTCTG CTTCTTATCAACTCTGCTTTCTTTGTGTTATTGCTACACATTCTGTACGCGATCTTCTTTGCCAAGTTTAGGATGAAGGCTTCATTGAGACTGCCAAAATGGGTGGATGTGGCAATATAA